A region of the Streptomyces durocortorensis genome:
ACCTCCGACGCGGCGGACGGGGGCAGCGGCGGCAGCGGTGACAAGCTGAAGGTGACGGCGTCCTTCTACCCGATGCAGTTCCTGGCCGAGCGGATCGGCGGCGAGCACGTCGCCGTCACCAGCCTCACCAAGCCGGGCGTCGAACCGCACGACCTGGAACTCACCCCGCGCCAGATCGGCTCCATCAGCGACTCCGACTATGTGCTGTACCTCAAGGGCATCCAGCCCGTCGTGGACGACGCGATCAAGCAGTCCGGTGTGAAGAACACCGTCGACGCCGCGACCCTCACCGCGCTGGAGAACCACGGAGCCGAGGTCGGCGGCCACGACCACGGCCACGAAGGCGAAGAAGAGCACGGCCACGAGGACGAGCACGGGCACGAAGAAGACCACGGCCACGAAGAGGAAGCCCACGAGGAGCACTCCGAGGGCGACGGCCACAACCACGGCGAGGAGGGCGGCGACCCCCACGTCTGGCTGGACCCGGTGAAGTACGCCGAGGTCGCCAAGGGTGTCGGCAAGTCCCTGGAGAAGGCCGACCCCGACCACGCCGCCGACTACCGGAAGAACACCGAGGCCCTGGTCACCGAGCTGAACCAGCTGAACGCGGCGTACGAGACCGGGCTGAAGAACACCGCCACCAAGACCTTCATCACCACCCACTCCGCCTTCGGCTACCTCGCCGAGCGCTACGGGCTCACCCAGCAGGGCATCGCGGGCATCGACCCCGAGGCCGAGCCGACCCCGGCCCGTATCCAGGAGCTCCACACCATCGCGGAGAAGGAGAAGGCCACCACGGTCTTCTTCGAGACGCTCGCCAGCGACAAGACCGCCAAGACCCTCGCGAAGGACACCGGGCTGAAGACCGACGTCCTGGACCCGCTGGAGGGAATCACGAAGAAGTCCAAGGGCGCTGACTACTTCGAGGTCATGCAGTCCAACCTGACCGCGCTGAAGAAGGCGCTCGGCGCGAAGTGACCCGCACCACCACCGGGCCCGGCACCGCCACCGGGCCCCACACCACCATCAGGGCCCGCACCACCACCGGATCGGAGGCACTCATGGCAGAGGGTGAGAGCACCACCCGCGAGGCCGTCCTGAGCCTGCGCGGCGCCACGGCCACCCTCGGCGCGCGCCCCGTCCTGCGCGGGGTGGACGTCACCGTGCGCCGGGGCGAGGTCGTCGCGCTCCTCGGGGCCAACGGGTCCGGCAAGTCCACCGCCGTACGGTCCGCGATCGGCCAGGTCCCGCTGACCGGCGGCACCGTCGAGCTGTTCGGCACGGAGCTGCGCCGCTTCCGCCAGTGGGGCCGGGTCGGCTACGTCCCTCAGCGCACCACGGCCGCGGGCGGGGTGCCCGCCACGATCCGTGAGGTCGTCGCCTCCGGGCGGCTCGCCCGTACGAAGCTGCGGTGGCCGGGAAAGGCGGACCGGGCAGCCGTCGACCGGGCCATCGAGCTGGTGGGCCTGGCCGACCGCGCCAAGGACTCCGTGAGCGCCCTCTCCGGCGGCCAGCACCAGCGGGTCCTGATCGCCCGTGCCCTGGCCGCCGAGCCGGAGCTGCTGATCATGGACGAGCCGATGGCCGGGGTGGACCTGGCCAGCCAGGCGATCCTCGCCTCGACCCTGCGCGAGCAGGTGGCGCTGGGCACCTCCGTGCTGCTGGTGCTGCACGAGCTGGGCCCGCTGGAGCCCCTCATCGACCGGGCCGTCGTCCTGCGCGACGGCTGCGTCACGCACGACGGCCCGCCCCCCGAGGCACTCGGCCAGCACGCCCTGCCCGGCCACGACCACGTACACCCCCATGCGGCCGCCGAGCCGGTCCGGACGGGACTGCTGACCTGATGATGCTGGAATTCCTGAACCCTCCCTTCATGCAGCGGGCGCTCATCGCGGCCGTCCTGGTCGGCATCACCGCGCCCGCCATCGGCATCTACCTGGTGCAGCGCCGGCAGGCCCTGATGGGCGACGGCATCGGGCACATCGCGATGACCGGGGTCGGCCTCGGCTTCCTGCTCTCCACCAGCCCCGTGTGGATGGCCACCGCCGTCGCCGTGGCCGGTGCGGTCGTCATGGAGCTGATCCGCTGGTACGGACACACGCGCGGCGATCTCGCCCTGGCGATGCTGTTCTACGGCGGTATGGCGGGCGGCGTGATGCTGATCAACCTGTCCGACACGGGTTCCAACGCCAACCTGACCTCGTACCTCTTCGGATCGCTCTCCACGGTCTCCGACGAGGACGTCATCGCGATCTGCGCGCTGGCCGCCTTCGTGGTGCTGATCACCGTGGGGCTGCGGCGGCAGCTGTTCGCCGTCAGCCAGGACGAGGAGTTCGCCCGGGTGACCGGGCTGCCGGTGCGGGTGCTGAACCTGCTGGTCGCGGTCGTGGCCGCGGTGACCGTGACCGTCGCGATGCGGGTCGTCGGGCTGCTGCTGGTCAGCGCGCTGATGGTGGTGCCGGTGGCGGCCGCCCAGCAGATCACCAAGTCCTTCAAGGTGACCTTCGTGCTTTCCGTGGCGATCGGCACGGCGGTGACCCTGACCGGCACCGTGACCTCGTACTACCAGGACGTTCCGCCGGGGGCGACCATCGTGCTGCTGGCCATCGCGGTGTTCGTCGCGCTGACCGCGCTCGCCGCTCCGCTCGCGAAACACCGGGCCCGGGCGAGCGCGGCGAGGGAGGCAGAGTGCACCCTGGAGGTACCGGCCGCCCGCCGGGGCACGGACGACGTGCACGTGTGACGACGTCCCGCCGTGCACGTGTGACGGCGTCACACCGTACGTGTGCGCCTGAGGCACCCGGGCGGGCTGGCACAATGGCCCGACACATGTACGGGCGACACGAGGAGGCACCTGTGGCCACGGCGCCGATCAGTGGCACGAACGCAGCGCCGGTACGCGGCCGGTCCACCCGGCAGCGGGCGGCGGTGGCGGCGGCGCTCGACGAGGTCGACGAGTTCCGCAGCGCCCAGGAGCTGCACGACGTCCTCAAGCACCGCGGCGACTCCGTGGGCCTGACCACGGTCTACCGGACCCTTCAGTCCCTCGCCGACGCGGGCGAGGTCGATGTGCTGCGCACCACCGAGGGCGAGGCCGTCTACCGGCGCTGCTCGACCGGTGACCACCACCATCACCTGGTCTGCCGGCTCTGCGGCAAGGCGGTGGAGGTCGAGGGCCCGGCCGTCGAGCAGTGGGCCGAGACGATCGCCGCCCAGCACGGCTATGTCAACGTCGCGCACACTGTCGAGATCTTCGGGACGTGTGCGGAGTGCGCCGAGAAGAAGGCGTAGGAGACATCAGGAAGGGGCGGGCCCGGTACGCGTACCGGGCCCGCCCCTTTCCGTGATCACTTGGCGGCTTCTACCTGATCACTTGGCGGCTTCCGCCTCCACCGCACCGCCGAAGCGGCGGTCGCGCTGGGCGTACTCCAGGCAGGCCCGCCACAGGTCCCGACGGTCGAAATCCGGCCACAGAACGTCCTGGAAGACCATCTCGGCGTACGCGCTCTGCCAGATCAGGTAGTTCGAGGTGCGCTGCTCGCCGCTGGGGCGCACGAAGAGGTCCACGTCCGGCATGTCCGGGTAGTAGATGTACTTCTGGAACGTCTTCTCGTTGACCTTCGACGGGTCGAGCTTCCCGGCCGCCACGTCCTGCGCGATGCGCTGCGCGGCGTCCGCGATCTCGGCGCGGCCGCCGTAGTTGACGCAGAAGTACAGCGTCATCGCGTCGTTGTCCTTGGTCTGCTCCTGGGCGACCTGGAGCTCCTGGACGACGGACTTCCACAGCTTGGGCATCCGGCCCACCCAGCGGATGCGGATACCGAGCTCGTCCATCTCGTCGCGGCGGCGGCGGATCACATCGCGGTTGAAGTTCATCAGGAACTTCACCTCGTCCGGCGAGCGCTTCCAGTTCTCGGTGGAGAAGGCGTACAGCGAGAGGTTCTTGACGCCCATCTCGATACACCCCTTGAGAACGTCCATGACGACGCCCTCACCGACCTTGTGACCCTCGGTGCGGGGCAGACCCCGCTCCTTGGCCCAGCGGCCGTTGCCGTCCATCACGACGGCGACGTGCCGGGGCACCAGCTCTCCGGGGATCTTCGGAGGCGTCGCGCCCGAGGGGTGCGGCTCGGGGGTCTTGTACGTGCGCCGGTTACGGCCGCCGAGGATCCCGCGTACTGCCATGAGCTTCTCAGTCTCCCTGTGTCACTTGGACCCACCGGCAATTGAGGGGGTGGGTCCTATCCACGCACCGCGTCGTCCGCCCGACGCACCGCGTCACTTCTCCACGTACCGCAGCGAGCGCAGGCCGCGCTCCAGATGCCAGTGCAGATAGGCGGACACCAGCCCGCTCCCCTCCCTGACATGACGCGCCTCGCACGCGTCCGCCGTCGCCCAGTCGCCGCTGAGCAGCGCGCTCAGCAGGCCGAGGGCCTGTGCCGAGGGTACGACGCTGCCGGGGACCCGGCAGTCACCGCATATGACGCCCCCCGCCGCGACGGAGAAGAACCGGTTCGGACCGGGCATTCCGCACTTGGCGCAGTCCTCGAAGCTGGGCGCGTACCCGTTGACCGCGAGCGAGCGCAGCAGGAACGCGTCCAGGATGAGGTGGGGGGCGTGCTCGCCCCGGGCGAGGGTCCGCAGGCCGCCGACGAGCAGCAGATACTGCTGGATCGCCGGCTCCCCCTCGTGGTCGGTGAACCGCTCGGCGGTCTCCAGCATCGCGGTGCCCGCGGTGTAGCGGGCGTAGTCGGCGACGATGCCGCCGCCGTACGGGGCGATCGTCTCGCTCTGGGTGCAGAGCGGCAGCCCGCGGCCGACGAGCTCACTGCCGCGCGCGAAGAACTGGACGTCGACGTGGGAGAAGGGCTCAAGGCGGGCGCCGAACTTGGACTTGGTGCGGCGCACCCCCCGGGCGACGGCGCGGACCCGGCCGTGGCCGCGGGTCAGGATCGTGATGATCCGGTCGGCCTCGCCCAGTTTCTGCGTACGCAGCACGATGCCGTCGTCCCGGAACAAGCTCATGGGCCCATTGTCGCCCACCGGGGACCGGTGGCGGAGGCCCCTGGGCCGTTCTCCCGGTCCACGAGGGGTGTACGGGCGCTACGAGGGCGTGCGGGCGGCCGCGGCCAGCAGGCGGGCGGTGTCGTCGGCGGGGAGCTGGAGGGCGCGGCCGACCGTGGTCAGCACCTGGCGTTCGGCGGCGCAGTAGGGGCCGTCGGCGAGCGCGATCCGGGCTCCCTGGAGGAGTACGGACTCGCGGCCCGCGGTGGCCAGATGCGGGGCGAGGGGGGCCAGCACCTCGTGCAGCTCGATGGCGAGGGTCGGGCCGCACGCCTCGGCCGCCGGGTCGGCCCCGGAGCCGTGGCCGGTGTCGGCGGCCAGCACCTCCACCACGGTGTACAGCTGCTCCTGGGTGCAGTCGTCGAGCCCGGCGTCGCGCACGGTGGAGACCGCGGCCTCCAGGACCGTACGGGAGGTGGTGCCGCCGGCGGCGAGGACGGCCAGCGTGACCGTGTGGACGGCCTCGCGGAGCATCGCGGAGAACCGGGTGGTGGTGGGGTGGTCCAGCGCCTGGGGGGCGTGGTGGGCGCGGCAGGCGGCGCACTCGACGACGGGCCCGGTCTCGCCGCGGCGGAGCAGCGGGACGCCGAGGACGGTGAGGCGGCGGTGGCCGGTGAGCCGACGGTAGTTGCGGTCTCCCCCGCAGCCGGGGCAGAAGAAGGAGCCGTCGCCGACGGTGTTCCAGACGGTGCGAACGCCGCAGAGGACCGGCCTCAGAGCGCGTTGTCCTTTGACTGATCGCACGTCGCACACCTCCGTAACGCTCCGGCAACACTGCCGTGGGTTGGACGTGATGTTAGCCACATCCGTGATGTGGCGTCAGCCTCTCGGACGTCACAACCCTCGGACATGGCCGAACCCCGACCGCCCGGAGAGGGCGATCGGGGCTCGGCAATGCGGCCGTACAGGGTCGAACCGGACGTCCGTACGAGGAGGTCCTCAGCCGGTCAGCGGGCCGCGCGGTTGACTGCGGAGACGACCGCCTTGAGCGAGGCGCGGGTGGTGTTGGCGTCGATGCCGATGCCCCACAGGACCTTGCCGTCGATCGCGCACTCGATGTACGAGGCGGCCTGGGCGCTGGCGCCCTCGCTCATCGTGTGCTCGGTGTAGTCCAGCAGCCGGGCGTCGATGCCGATGGCCTGCAGCGCTTCGAAGAACGCGGAGATCGGGCCGTTGCCGGAGCCCGTCAGGACGGTGTCGGAGCCGTCCACGACCGCCTCGACGGTCAGGGTGTCGGTGCCGTCGGTGTCGGAGGTGGTCTGGCCGGAGCGCAGCTGGATGCGTCCCCAGCGGGCCTCGGCGTCGTCCGGGTTGGGCAGGTACTCGTCCTGGAAGGTGGTCCAGATCTGGGCCGGGGTGACTTCGCCGCCCTCGGCGTCGGTCTTGGCCTGAATGATCCGGGAGAACTCGATCTGCATCCGGCGCGGCAGGTCCAGCTTGTGGTCGTTCTTCAGGACGTACGCGATGCCGCCCTTGCCGGACTGCGAGTTGACGCGGATGACGGCCTCGTAGGAGCGGCCGACGTCCTTCGGGTCGATCGGCAGATACGGCACGGCCCACTCGATGTCGTCGACCGTCCTGCCCTGGGCGGCCGCGTCGGCCTCCATGGCGTCGAAGCCCTTCTTGATGGCGTCCTGGTGGGAGCCGGAGAAGGCCGTGTAGACTAGATCGCCCGCGTAGGGGTGGCGCGGGTGGATCTCCATCTGGTTGCAGTACTCGCTGGTGCGGCGGATCTCGTCGATCTGCGAGAAGTCGATCTGCGGGTCCACTCCCTGGCTGAACAGGTTCATGCCCAGGGTGACCAGGTCGACGTTGCCGGTGCGCTCGCCCTGCCCGAACAGGCAGCCCTCGATGCGGTCGGCACCCGCCATGATGGCCAGCTCGGCGGCGGCGACGGCGGTGCCCCGGTCGTTGTGCGGGTGGACCGACAGGCATACGTGCTCGCGGCGGGTCAGGTGGCGGGACATCCACTCGAAGCGGTCCGCGTGGGTGGAGGGCGTCGAACGCTCCACGGTGGCGGGCAGGTTGAGGATGATCTCGCGCCCCTCCTCCGGCTGCCACACGTCGCAGACGGCCTCGCAGACCTCCAGGGCGAAGTCCAGCTCGGTGTCGGTGAAGATCTCCGGGCTGTACTGGTAGCCGAAGACCGTCTCGGGGCCCAGGATCTTCTCGGCGTACTCCATGACCAGCCGGGTGCCGTCCACCGCGATCTGCTTGACCTGCTCCTTCGAACCCCGGAAGACGACCCGGCGGAACGTGGGGGCGGTGGCGTTGTACAGGTGCACGGTGGCCCGGCGGGCGCCCACCAGCGACTCGACGGTCCGCTCGATCAGCTCCTCACGGGCCTGCGTCAGGACGGAGATCGTCACGTCCTCGGGGATCGCGCCCTCTTCGATGATGGAGCGGACGAAGTTGAAGTCGGTCTCGCCGGAGGACGGGAAGCCGACCTCGATCTCCTTGTAGCCCATCTTGACCAGCAGGTCGAACATCTCGCGCTTGCGGGCCGGGGACATCGGGTCGATCAGCGCCTGGTTGCCGTCGCGCAGATCGGTGGACAGCCAGCGGGGCGCCACGGTGATCCGGTTGTCGGGCCAGGTGCGGTCGGGGATGTCGACGGCCTCGTATCGGCCGTACTTGTGGACCGGCATCCCGGAAGGCTTCTGCAGCTGCGTCGCGTTGGTGATCGGCGTGGGGCGGCCGACAGCGTTACCGGCGGGATTCACGGTGGTCATGACGTAGGGCTCCTCGGGGTCCGACAAGGGGTCGGCCGACTGTGTCGCTGCACACCAGACTCCGCGGGGAGGGGGTCGGCCTACGACTACAGGCCCTCGCCGCGGCAGCTAAGGAGAAGCAGCCCGAAACGCATGATGCGACGAGCGTAACCGAGTGTGGCCCGTGGTGTCGGTGCGTATCAGTATGCGGGACCGGCCGCCGATGACGGGTAAACAGTGACTCATCACTCCATTTCGTCAATCGTCGTCGCAACCAGTGACAGCATGGTGACGTACTGCCACAGTCGTAGGCATGCACCTTCGAACCGACGGCGAGCTCCACCCCGTCTTCTGCACCATCGTTCCGCCCCACGTCCTCGACCACCTGGCCCGGTCCGCCGACGCCCGGCTCGCGGAGCCGGCCCGCCGCACCCTGGAGGCCGACGGCCTGCGACGCGACCGCCGCCGGACGACGGCGCTGGCCGCCGCCCCCGCCGCCCCGAGCGCGGGCGCCGTCCCGACCAGGCCGCACCGCACGGTGTACGACTGCGAGAACCGCACCGCACTGCCGGGCGTCACGGTCCGCGACGAGGGCGACAAGCCCACCTCCGACGCCAGCGTCAACCGCGCGTACGCCGGGCTCGGCGCCACTTTCGAGCTGCTGCTCTCCGCATACGGCCGCAGCTCCATCGACGGCAAGGGCCTGCCGCTGATCGGCTCCGTGCACTACGGCCAGGAGTACAACAACGCGTTCTTCGACGGCGAGCAGATGGTCTTCGGGGACGGCGACGGCGAGATCTTCCTCGACTTCACCGTCGCGGTCGACGTGATCGCCCACGAACTGGCCCACGGACTCACGCAGTACACCGCCAACCTGCGCTACGAGGGCCAGTCCGGCGCGCTCAACGAGTCCGTGTCCGACGTCGTCGGCGCGCTGGTCAAGCAGTACTCGCTGGGCCAGAGCGCGGAACAGGCCGACTGGCTCATCGGGGCGGGGCTGCTCGCGCCCCGGGTGAGCGGCGTCGCGCTGCGCTCGATGAAGGCCCCGGGCACGGCCTACGACGACGACCTCCTCGGCAAGGACCCGCAGCCGGGCTCCATGGAGGACTACATCGAGACGGACCGGGACAACGGCGGCGTCCACCTGAACTCCGGCATCCCCAACCGCGCCTTCTACCTCCTGGCCACCGCCCTCGGCGGCAACTCCTGGGAGCGCGCCGGACAGATCTGGTTCGACGTGCTGACCGGCGGCGAGCTGACGGCCACCGCGGACTTCGCGGAGTTCGCCCGGCTGACGGTCGCGGCGGCGGGGAGTCGCTTCGGCGAGGGCGACGAGCGGGAGGCGGTCCTCAAGGCCTGGTCGGAGGTGGGCGTCCCGACCCGGGCCTGAGGAGCGCCGCGAGGCGGTCTTGAGCGTTCACCCGGCCCCGGCTAGACAGGACCCCATGCGTATTCAGGTCACCCGGACCGGCGGCTTCGCCGGCATCGCCCGCCGCCGCGAGGTCGACACGGAGGGCCGGGCGGACGCGGCGGAGTGGGAGTCGCTGGCCGAGGAGGCGCTCGCCGACGCCCCGGACGCGCCGCCGCCCGGGGTGCCGGACGGATTCCGGTACGAGATCACGGCCGGGGACCGCACCGTGTACTGCGCTGACCCCGATCTGACCGGGGCGCAGCGCACGCTGATCTCACGCGTCCTGAAGGAGGGCGCGTGAGATCGGCACCCGTGCCGTACGAGAGCGGGAACCCCAGCTCGCGCGGCTGCTTCGGGGCCATTTCCCGGGGCCGCACTCGCACCCTTCGGCCCCGGGGAGTCTCAGCGGCTCCGCACGGCCGCGGCGTCCTCCGAGCCCCGTGGCGTTGAGCCACCGGTCCCGGTCCGGCTCAGAACCCGAGCTTGCGCAGCTGCTTGGGGTCCCGCTGCCAGTCCTTGGCGACCTTCACATGCAGGTCCAGGAAGACGGGTGTGCCGAGCAGCGCCTCGATGTGCTTGCGCGACTTGGTGCCGACGTCCTTCAGACGCTTGCCCTTCGGGCCGATGATGATGCCCTTCTGGCTGGGCCGCTCGATGTAGACGTTGGCGTGGATGTCCAGCAGCGGCTTGTCCGCCGGCCGGTCCTCGCGCGGCAGCATCTCCTCGACGACGACCGCGATGGAGTGCGGCAGCTCGTCGCGTACGCCTTCCAGCGCGGCCTCGCGGATCAGCTCCGCGACCATGACCATCTCCGGCTCGTCGGTGAGGTCACCCTCCGGGTAGAGCGGCGGGCCCTCGGGCAGCAGCGGGGCGATGAGGTCGGCGAGCAGGGCCACCTGGCCCGCCCCTCGCCCGTCATCACCCTTGCCCTCGCCCGAGGGAGCGCGTCCGGCCCCCTGCTCCTCCTTGACCGCCGAGACCGGAATGATCTCGGTCCACTCGAAGCCCAGCTCCTCGGCGAGCGCGGAGACGGCGAGGAGCTGTTCGGCCAGCGCCTTGGACTCGACCAGGTCGGTCTTGGTGATGATGGCGATCTTGGGGGTCTTCTTGATCCCCGCGAGCTCCTTGACGATGTACTTGTCGCCGGGGCCGAGCTTCTGGTCGGCGGGCAGGCAGAAGCCGATCACGTCGACCTCGGCCCAGGTGGTCCGTACGACGTCGTTGAGCCGCTCGCCCAGCAGCGTGCGCGGCTTGTGGAGGCCGGGGGTGTCGACCAGGATCAGCTGCGCGTCGTCACGGTGCACGATGCCGCGCACCGTGTGCCGGGTGGTCTGGGGGCGGTTGGAGGTGATCGCCACCTTCTGACCGACGAGAGCGTTCGTGAGGGTGGACTTGCCCGCGTTGGGACGGCCCACGAAGCAGGCGAAACCGGCCCGGTGGGGGGAGGTGTTCTCCGCCTGCGGGGCAGCGGCTTCTTGGTTCGGTCGAGCGCTCATGGCGACCATTCTCCCCGATCGCGGCGGCGCTCCGGCACAGTGGGCCCGCGGGGGCGCGCCGGAGCACCGGGCGCGCCCGCCCCGAACCTCCTGTCTCAGCCCGCCGAGACCCGCAGCCGCAGGGTGCCGTCCGGGCCCGCGAGCAGCACCGGGGTCTCCGGTCCGCCCAGGTCGCGCACCGCGGCCCGGTCGTCGTCGGAGGGCGTCTCGGCGGCGGAGACGACCGCCGCGGCCTCCAGGGAGGTGGCGCCGCTGGCGACCGCCATGGCGACGGCGGTCTGCAAGGCACTGAGCTTCAGCGAGTCCAGCGCCACCGTGCCCGCCACATACGTACGCCCCGTCTCGTCCCGTACGGCGGCGCCCTCGGGCACCCCGTTGCGGGCCCGGGCGCTGCGCGCCAGTGTGACGATCTTGCGGTCCTCGGCGTCGAGGTCGGTGGTGCCGGTGGTGTCGGTCATGGCACGAGCATACGAAGGGCCCGGCGGGCCGGGCGCCCTCACCCCTGATCAGGGACCGCTTCTCCGGGGCGCTACGGGCGGTCCAGCCGCAGCCGGTCCGCCTTCGGGAGTCCGGCGACCACCAGGTCGTAGGAGTCCTCGATCATTTCGCGCAGCAGCTTGTCCGGGACTCCGGAGACGGTGACCGTGTTCCAGTGGCGCTTGTTCATGTGCCAGCCGGGCACGACGGCCGCCGGATGCACCCCGCGCAGCCGGATCGCCTCGTCCGGGTCGCATTTGAGGTTGACCGTCAGCGGGCGCGCGTCGAGCGCGGTGAGGGCGAACATCTTGCCGAGGACCTTGAAGACCGAGGTCTCGGGTCCGAACGGGAACTCCTCCACGCTCGCGTTGAACTCCAGGCAGAAGGCCCGCAGCCGCTCCGGCGTCATCCCGTCTCCCTGTCCTCGCCCTCGGGGCCCTTCTCCTGCGGCTCCACCAGCACCGTGACGATCTTGTTCCGGCGGCCGGCCGTGGACTCGGCGGTCAGCCGGAGCCCGCGTCCGTCGGGGAGGTCGACGACGGCCGACGCACCGGCGATCGGGACCCGGCCGAGCGCCTTGGCGAGCAGTCCGCCGACGGTCTCCACGTCCTCGTCGTCGTACTCGTCGAGCCCGAAGAGGTCGCCGAGGTCGCCGATGTCGAGGCGCGCGGTCACCCGGTAGCAGCCGTTCGCCAGCTCCTGGACGGGTGGCAGCTCGCGGTCGTACTCGTCGGTGATCTCGCCGACGATCTCCTCCAGGATGTCCTCGATCGTGACGATGCCCGCCGTGCCGCCGTACTCGTCGATGACGACGGCGACATGGCTGCGGTCCCGCTGCATCTCGCGCAGCAGGTTCCCGGCGTTCTTGGTGTCGGGGACGAAGGCGGCGGGGCGCATCGCGGTGGAGACCG
Encoded here:
- the recO gene encoding DNA repair protein RecO; translation: MSLFRDDGIVLRTQKLGEADRIITILTRGHGRVRAVARGVRRTKSKFGARLEPFSHVDVQFFARGSELVGRGLPLCTQSETIAPYGGGIVADYARYTAGTAMLETAERFTDHEGEPAIQQYLLLVGGLRTLARGEHAPHLILDAFLLRSLAVNGYAPSFEDCAKCGMPGPNRFFSVAAGGVICGDCRVPGSVVPSAQALGLLSALLSGDWATADACEARHVREGSGLVSAYLHWHLERGLRSLRYVEK
- a CDS encoding GTPase Era: MVAMSARPNQEAAAPQAENTSPHRAGFACFVGRPNAGKSTLTNALVGQKVAITSNRPQTTRHTVRGIVHRDDAQLILVDTPGLHKPRTLLGERLNDVVRTTWAEVDVIGFCLPADQKLGPGDKYIVKELAGIKKTPKIAIITKTDLVESKALAEQLLAVSALAEELGFEWTEIIPVSAVKEEQGAGRAPSGEGKGDDGRGAGQVALLADLIAPLLPEGPPLYPEGDLTDEPEMVMVAELIREAALEGVRDELPHSIAVVVEEMLPREDRPADKPLLDIHANVYIERPSQKGIIIGPKGKRLKDVGTKSRKHIEALLGTPVFLDLHVKVAKDWQRDPKQLRKLGF
- a CDS encoding protealysin inhibitor emfourin; translation: MRIQVTRTGGFAGIARRREVDTEGRADAAEWESLAEEALADAPDAPPPGVPDGFRYEITAGDRTVYCADPDLTGAQRTLISRVLKEGA
- a CDS encoding M4 family metallopeptidase; translation: MHLRTDGELHPVFCTIVPPHVLDHLARSADARLAEPARRTLEADGLRRDRRRTTALAAAPAAPSAGAVPTRPHRTVYDCENRTALPGVTVRDEGDKPTSDASVNRAYAGLGATFELLLSAYGRSSIDGKGLPLIGSVHYGQEYNNAFFDGEQMVFGDGDGEIFLDFTVAVDVIAHELAHGLTQYTANLRYEGQSGALNESVSDVVGALVKQYSLGQSAEQADWLIGAGLLAPRVSGVALRSMKAPGTAYDDDLLGKDPQPGSMEDYIETDRDNGGVHLNSGIPNRAFYLLATALGGNSWERAGQIWFDVLTGGELTATADFAEFARLTVAAAGSRFGEGDEREAVLKAWSEVGVPTRA
- a CDS encoding TerB family tellurite resistance protein, whose translation is MRSVKGQRALRPVLCGVRTVWNTVGDGSFFCPGCGGDRNYRRLTGHRRLTVLGVPLLRRGETGPVVECAACRAHHAPQALDHPTTTRFSAMLREAVHTVTLAVLAAGGTTSRTVLEAAVSTVRDAGLDDCTQEQLYTVVEVLAADTGHGSGADPAAEACGPTLAIELHEVLAPLAPHLATAGRESVLLQGARIALADGPYCAAERQVLTTVGRALQLPADDTARLLAAAARTPS
- a CDS encoding isoprenyl transferase, which translates into the protein MAVRGILGGRNRRTYKTPEPHPSGATPPKIPGELVPRHVAVVMDGNGRWAKERGLPRTEGHKVGEGVVMDVLKGCIEMGVKNLSLYAFSTENWKRSPDEVKFLMNFNRDVIRRRRDEMDELGIRIRWVGRMPKLWKSVVQELQVAQEQTKDNDAMTLYFCVNYGGRAEIADAAQRIAQDVAAGKLDPSKVNEKTFQKYIYYPDMPDVDLFVRPSGEQRTSNYLIWQSAYAEMVFQDVLWPDFDRRDLWRACLEYAQRDRRFGGAVEAEAAK
- a CDS encoding metal ABC transporter substrate-binding protein, whose protein sequence is MNVRRLIPTTAVAGAVVLGLTALSACSTSDAADGGSGGSGDKLKVTASFYPMQFLAERIGGEHVAVTSLTKPGVEPHDLELTPRQIGSISDSDYVLYLKGIQPVVDDAIKQSGVKNTVDAATLTALENHGAEVGGHDHGHEGEEEHGHEDEHGHEEDHGHEEEAHEEHSEGDGHNHGEEGGDPHVWLDPVKYAEVAKGVGKSLEKADPDHAADYRKNTEALVTELNQLNAAYETGLKNTATKTFITTHSAFGYLAERYGLTQQGIAGIDPEAEPTPARIQELHTIAEKEKATTVFFETLASDKTAKTLAKDTGLKTDVLDPLEGITKKSKGADYFEVMQSNLTALKKALGAK
- a CDS encoding metal ABC transporter permease translates to MMLEFLNPPFMQRALIAAVLVGITAPAIGIYLVQRRQALMGDGIGHIAMTGVGLGFLLSTSPVWMATAVAVAGAVVMELIRWYGHTRGDLALAMLFYGGMAGGVMLINLSDTGSNANLTSYLFGSLSTVSDEDVIAICALAAFVVLITVGLRRQLFAVSQDEEFARVTGLPVRVLNLLVAVVAAVTVTVAMRVVGLLLVSALMVVPVAAAQQITKSFKVTFVLSVAIGTAVTLTGTVTSYYQDVPPGATIVLLAIAVFVALTALAAPLAKHRARASAAREAECTLEVPAARRGTDDVHV
- a CDS encoding metal ABC transporter ATP-binding protein; this translates as MAEGESTTREAVLSLRGATATLGARPVLRGVDVTVRRGEVVALLGANGSGKSTAVRSAIGQVPLTGGTVELFGTELRRFRQWGRVGYVPQRTTAAGGVPATIREVVASGRLARTKLRWPGKADRAAVDRAIELVGLADRAKDSVSALSGGQHQRVLIARALAAEPELLIMDEPMAGVDLASQAILASTLREQVALGTSVLLVLHELGPLEPLIDRAVVLRDGCVTHDGPPPEALGQHALPGHDHVHPHAAAEPVRTGLLT
- the leuA gene encoding 2-isopropylmalate synthase, with translation MTTVNPAGNAVGRPTPITNATQLQKPSGMPVHKYGRYEAVDIPDRTWPDNRITVAPRWLSTDLRDGNQALIDPMSPARKREMFDLLVKMGYKEIEVGFPSSGETDFNFVRSIIEEGAIPEDVTISVLTQAREELIERTVESLVGARRATVHLYNATAPTFRRVVFRGSKEQVKQIAVDGTRLVMEYAEKILGPETVFGYQYSPEIFTDTELDFALEVCEAVCDVWQPEEGREIILNLPATVERSTPSTHADRFEWMSRHLTRREHVCLSVHPHNDRGTAVAAAELAIMAGADRIEGCLFGQGERTGNVDLVTLGMNLFSQGVDPQIDFSQIDEIRRTSEYCNQMEIHPRHPYAGDLVYTAFSGSHQDAIKKGFDAMEADAAAQGRTVDDIEWAVPYLPIDPKDVGRSYEAVIRVNSQSGKGGIAYVLKNDHKLDLPRRMQIEFSRIIQAKTDAEGGEVTPAQIWTTFQDEYLPNPDDAEARWGRIQLRSGQTTSDTDGTDTLTVEAVVDGSDTVLTGSGNGPISAFFEALQAIGIDARLLDYTEHTMSEGASAQAASYIECAIDGKVLWGIGIDANTTRASLKAVVSAVNRAAR
- a CDS encoding Fur family transcriptional regulator; the protein is MATAPISGTNAAPVRGRSTRQRAAVAAALDEVDEFRSAQELHDVLKHRGDSVGLTTVYRTLQSLADAGEVDVLRTTEGEAVYRRCSTGDHHHHLVCRLCGKAVEVEGPAVEQWAETIAAQHGYVNVAHTVEIFGTCAECAEKKA